ATCCAGAACGTGCCGAACGCCACCGACAGCGCCACCTGCGGCAGCGTTATCGACCAGAACGTGTCGATCAGCCCCAGCGAGCGCAGGTCGAAGTAGAGCGGCACCGCCACGGCCTCGCTCGGCATCATGATCCCGAGCATGAACAGGTAGAACAGCAGCGACCGGCCGCGGAAGCGCATCGTGCCGAACGCGTACCCGCTCATGATGGACAGCACGACGCTGACGACCACGACGAACACCGACACGGCCAGGCTGGTGCGCAGGTAGGAGCCGAACCGGCCGATCTCCCAGGCGGCGGCGAAGTTCGCCAGGCCGGCGGTGCCGCCGCTGTCGGCCGGGCCGAGTGCCGCCGAGAGGATCACCACGATGGGGTAGAGGGCGAAGGCGGCGAACACCGACAGGATGACGTAGTTCGCCAGCCGCTCCCCGCGCGAGATCATGCGGCCCTCCCCGGGGTGTGGTGCGCGTTCGCCTCGGACATGCGGCGCGGGTTCACGAGATCCTCCTGTCCGCGAAGCGGTTGATCCCGAACGAGATCACGAAGATCACCACGGTCAGCGTGACCCCGATGGCCGCCGCCGACCCGACCTCCCCGAGCCCGAAGGCCCGGTGATACACCTCGTACGACGGCACCGAGGTGGACTCGCCCGGCCCCCCGCGCGTGGTGACGTACACCAGGTCGAACGTGCGCAACGCGGCGATCACCGTCAGCGTCACCGCCACCGCGATCTCCGCCCGCACCGAGGGCAGCGTGACCGCGAAGAACTCCCGCACCGCCCCGGCCCCGTCGAGCCGCGCGGCCTCGTACAACGACGTCGGGATGCGGCTCATCCCGGCCAGCAGCAGCACCGTCACCAGCCCCGTCTCGAACCACGTGCCCACCACCCCCACCGCCGGCAGCGCGAAGGTGTAGTCGCCCAGCCAGCCGCGCGTCAGCGAGTCCAGCCCGAGCGCGCCGAGCAGCGTGTTGAGCGAGCCGTCGGGGGCGTAGACGCGCCGCCACGCGACCGCCACCACGACCATGGCGATCACCTGCGGCAGGAACACGACGGTGCGGAAGAAGCCGAGCCCGCGCACCTTGGCGTGGTTGAGTATCGCGGCCAGCGCCAGCCCGATGACCAGCGGCCCGGCGGCGTAGAACAGGATGAGGACCAGGGCGTGCGCGAAGGCCGCCCGCAGGCCCTCGTCCGCGACGATGGCCAGGTAGTTGTCCAGCCCGGCCCAGGTGCCCAGCGACAGGCCGTCCCAGTCGTACAGGGAGATCTGCACGGCGCGCCCGATCGGGTACAGCAGGAACACCGCGTAGACGGCGAAAGCGGGCAGCAGGTAGAGGTAGGCGACGCGACGGGGCTCACCGGGGGGTGCCGCCATGCTCAGTTGCTCTCGGCGAAGGTCTTGTAGTCCTTCTCCAGGGTGGCGAGGAACTCCTGCGGCGCCGCCTTCTTGGCGAGCAGGTCCTGCAGGGCCGCGCCGAGGGTGTCGGCGAAGGTGGGGGTGGCGTAGTCGAGGTAGGGGACCAGCCCGTCCATGCTCGTCACCGTCCCGAACGCGGTGAAGACGTCCTGTTGCGGCCCCGGCGTCACCGTCTGCGCCGAGGTGTCGGCGACCGGCAGGTTGCCGGTCTCGGTGAGCACCTTCATCGCCTCCGCGTCGGTGATGAAGTCGATGTACGCCGCCGCCGCGTCGGGGTGCGGGCTCTTGGCCGTGATGGCGAACGGCAGGCCCGTCCCCCCGGTCGCGACCGGCGCCGCGTCCGCCGTGGCGCCGGGCGGCAGCATGAACCCGAGGTTCGCGCCGAGGGACTTCTGCAGGTCGGCCAGCAGCCAGGTGCCCGCGATCAGGAAGACGCCCTGGCCCTTGCCGAACGCCTGCCAGGCCGCGTCGTACCCCTGGCCGTTGAAGCCCTTGGCGAAGTAGCCCTTGTCGACCCAGCTCACGAGCTGCTCGGCGGCCTTGACGTTCTCCGGCGTGGTCCAGGAGGCGCCCTTGCGGCCGAAGGCGAGCGTGCCGATCTGGTCGGGCGGCACGGTGCGGCCCTGCACGGTGCCGAACACGTGCACGGCCGGCCACTTGTCGAGGTTGCCGAACTGCAGGGGGATCTCGCCCGCCGCCTCGGCCTTGCCGAGGGCCGACTCGAACTCGGCCCACGTCTTCGGCGGCTGCACACCCAGCTCCTTCAGCTTGGCGGCGTTGTAGAAGAGGCCGACGACCTCGCCGACCTGCGGCAGGCCGTACAGGTTGCCCTCGCCGAAGAGCTTGCCGTCGGCGCTGTAGCGCGAGTACCGCAGCACCGACTCCGGGTAGCGCTCCTTCCAGCCGTACGCCTCGGCGTAGGCGTCCAGCGGGCGCAACTGGCCCGCCTTGACGAACGCCCCCATGGCGGAGCGGCCGTTGTTGGCCTCCACCACGTCGGGCGGCTCGTTGCCGCTCAGTGCCAGGCGCAGCGTGGTGTTCAGGTCGTCGAAGGAGCGGGAGACCCGGTTCAGCTTGATGTTGGGGTACTTGGCCTGGAAGGCGGAGTTCAGCTTCTCCATCTGGGCGGCCTGGCCGCCGCGGACCTCCTGGTCCCAGACGGTCAGCGTGACGTCGCCCAGCGCGGCGGCGTCGGTGCGGACGGCCGTGGCGGTCGCCTGCGGGGAGGCCGGGGGAGGGGCCGAGGAGCCGGGCGCGCACGCGGCCAGGGCGCTCACGGCGAGCAGGGCGGCCAGCACTCTGGCGGGGTTGCGAGCGGTCAGGGGGAGCGTCCTGGTGGTACGCGGCTGTCGCTGCTGGGAGGTCAACGGTCTACTCCTCGTCGGCGGGGTGGGTCACGCTCTGCTCGGCCCGCTTCCCGGGGACGGGCGGCACCATGCCGACGTCGGCGTACCGGGCGATGGTGGCGGCGGCGCGGCGGACGGCGCCGACCGGGACCGACGGCACCAGCCGGTCGAGGAAGGCGTAGCGGCGGGCCAGCGCGCTGCCGTAGGCGCCGCTGTGGTCGGCGGCCGCCCGCACCTCGTGCCACCAGTCGGCGATGTCGCCCCACCCGGGCGCGGCCAGCGAGCCGCCGAACTGCTGCACCGCCAGCGCCGCGCACACCCCGGCGAACGCCAGCCGGTCGGTCAGCGGCCAGTGGCACAGCGTGCCGAGCACGATGCCGGCGCCGAACACGTCGCCCGCGCCCGTGGGGTCGAGCGCCGTCACCCGCGGCGCGGGCACGAACGCCTCCTCGCCCGTCGTCGAGTCGATCGCCATCGCGCCGTTGGCCCCGTCGGTCACCACGGCCAGCGGCACCTTGTCGGCGATCGCGTACAGCGCGTCGCGCGGCGTCTCCGTGCCGGTGTAGGCCATCGCCTCGGTCGCGTTCGGCATGAAGGCGTGGCAGACGTCGAGCTGGTCGAGCACCGAGCGCGACCAGACGCCCGACGGGTCCCAGCCCACGTCGGCGAAGACCAGCGAGCCCGCGCGGCGCGCCAGCTCCGCCCAGTTGCACGCGCTGCCGGTCTCGCCCAGCGGCTCCTCGGCCGACAGGCTCACGATCACCGCGCGGGAGCGCGGCGGGGAGCCGATCATCTGCGCGGTCGGCATGGGCGGGGGATGGCCGTGCGTGACCATGCTGCGGTCGCGGTCGACCGCCATGGAGACCGTCACCGGCGAGTGCCAGTGCTCGAACCGCCTGGACCTGGACAGGTCCACCGCCTCCTGCTGCTCCAGCGTGCGCCAGCAGAAGTCGCCGTAGTCGTCGTCGCCGAACGCCGCCGCCAGGGACGTGCGCAGCCCCAGCCGGCTGGTCGCGATGGCCAGGTTGGCGATGCCGCCCGGGCAGGAGCCCATGCCCTCGGCCCAGATCTCCGTGCCGGCGGCGGGCATCGCGGGCAGGCCGGTGAAGATGATGTCCAGGAAGACAGTCCCGGCCAGGAAGACGTCGAACTGCGGACCCTCCGGGGTGCGCTCGCCGGCGAGAGGGTCGTACGCCTGGACAGACACGGGAATAGGTCCTCCTCGACACACCGGTTGTGCGCAATCTTGCACGTTTGCTCGAACACTTCAAGTGCACGATGCTCACTTCTGCGCGAATTTGACTGATAGGATCCCGCTGTGCTCCAGCGCCTCCGGCATGCCGAGATCATGCGCCGCGTCCGCAGCTCAGGCGCCACGAGCGTGCGCGATCTCGCCAGTCAGCTGGGCGTGAGCCCGTCCACGATCCGCAGGGACCTGGAGGTGCTCGACCGCGACGGCACCCTGCGCCGGGTCAGGGGCGGCGCGCTGCCCACTGCCGACGCCGACGCCGACCGGCCGTTCGCCGAGGTGGCGAGCACGGACGAGCACGACAAGGAGGCGGTCGCCGCCCGCGCCGCAGGGCTCGTCGCCGACGGCGACGTGCTCCTGCTCGACATCGGCACCACCACGATGTGCCTGGCCCGGCGGCTGCGCGGGCGCCGCGTCACCGTGGTGACCTCCAGCCTCGCCGTCCTCGACGTGCTGCGCGCCGACCCCGGGGTCGAGCTGCTGCTGCTCGGCGGCATGCTGCGCCGGCCGTACCACTCGCTGGTGGGGGTGCTCACCGAGGCCGCGCTCGGCCAGGTGGTGGCCGACCGGGTGTTCCTGGGCGCCAGCGGGGTCCGCCCCGACGGGCAGCTCGTGGACACCACGCTGGCCGAGGTGCCGCTCAAGCGGGCCATGATGGCCGCGGCCGGGCAGGTCGTGCTGCTGGTCGACCGGCACAAGTTCCCGGGCACGGGCGCGCTGCGGGTGTGCGGTCCCGAGGAGATCGACGTGATCGTCACGAACGACGGCGCCGACGAGGCCACGCTGCGCGCCTGCGCGGCCGCGGGCGCCGAGGTCCTGCTGGCGTGAAGGGGTGAGGATGAGGCTGGCCGTTCTCGGCGGCGGGGGGTTCAGGGTCCCGCTGGTGTACGGGGCGCTGCTGCGCGACACCGCGAGACCTCGGGTGGAGGAGGTGGTGCTGTACGACGTGTCGCCCGAGCGGCTGGAGGCCGTCTCCCACGTGCTGCGCGGCCTGGCCGCGGGCCACGACGACCCGCCGCTCGTCCGCACCACGACCGAGCTCGACACCGCGCTGCGGGACGCGAGCTTCGTCTTCTCCGCCATCCGGGTGGGCGGCCTGGCGGGCCGCACCGCCGACGAGCGCGTGGCGCTGGAGCTGGGCCTGGTCGGGCAGGAGACGACCGGGCCTGGAGGCGTCGCGTTCGGGCTGCGCACGGTGCCGGTCGCGGTGCGCGTGGCGGAGCGGGTGGCCGCGCTCGCGCCGGGCGCGTGGGTCATCAACTTCACCAACCCCGCCGGCATGATCACCGAGGCGATGCGGCGGGTGCTCGGCGACCGCGTGATCGGCATCTGCGACTCGCCGATCGGGCTCGTGCGGCGGGCCGCGGCCGCGCTCGGGCTCGACCCCGCGCGCGTCGCGCCCGACTACGTGGGCCTCAATCACCTCGGCTGGCTGCGGGGCCTCGCCTTCGAGGGGCGCGACGTGCTGCCCCGGCTGCTCGCCGACGACGCCCTGCTCGGGCAGGTGGAGGAGGCGCGGCTGTTCGGGCCGGGCTGGGTGCGGGTGCTGGGGGCGCTGCCGAACGAGTACCTGTACTACTACTACTGCACGCGGGAGGCCGTGGCGGCGAGCATGGGGCGCACGCGGGGGGAGGCGTTGCTGGAGCAGCAGGCTCGCTTCTACGCCGCCGCCCGCGCCCGGCCCGGCGAGGCGCCGGCCGAGTGGGCGCGGGCGCGCAGGGAGCGGGACACCTCCTACATGGCCGAGGCGCGCGACGTCACGGGTGCGGGCGAGCGCTCGGCCGCCGACCTGGAGGCGGGCGGGTACGAGGGCATCGCGCTGGCCCTGATGGCCGCCATCGCCCGCGGCGAGCCCTCCACCATGATCCTCAACGTGCGCAACGGCACGGCGGTGCCCGGGCTGCCCGAGGACGCCGTCGTGGAGGTCCCCTGCGCGGTGGACGGCGCCGGCGCCCGCCCGCTGGCCACCGGGGCGCTGCCCGGCCGCTTCCTGGGGCTGGCGCAGCAGGTCAAGGCGGTGGAGCAGACGGCCATCGAGGCGGCGCTGACCGGGTCGTCGCGGCTGGCGGTGGCGGCGTTCGCGCTGCATCCGCTGGTCGACTCGACGACGACGGCGCAGCGGCTGCTCGACGGCTACCGGGCGCGCGTCCCTGAGCTGGCGGCCGTCTTCCCGGACTGACGCGCCTCCCCACGCCGGCGGCCAGCGCTCCGGCGCGCTCAGGGGGTGAAGGGGTCGCGGCGGGCGAAGCGGGAGGTGGCGAAGCGCCAGGCGATCCTGCCGGGCGTCAGCCACCGCACCCGGGCGCCGTTGCGCGCCCGGCTCACCACGCGGTCGGCCAGCCACGGCGCCACCGTCTCGACCCGGTCGGCCAGGATCGACAACACCCGCGCCGACCGCCGCCGCTCCTCCTCCGAGTAGCCGTACGTGAGCAGGTCGGTGACCACCATCCCGGGGCTGAGCAGCCCCACGCCCACCCCGTCGGGCACCTCCTTGGCCAGCGCGCCGGTCAGGTAGCCGACGGCCCGCTTCGTGGCGCCGTACACGCCGAGCCCGGGCACGAGGCGCCCGTCGGTGCCGAGCCCCTCCATGTTCCACACGTGACCGCCGCCCTGGGCCGCCATGCCGGCGACGGCGACCGCGCAGCCGTTCAGCACCCCGACGAGGTTGACGTCCACGACGTGCCGGGCCTGGCCGGCGGGCAGCCGCCAGGCGGGCTCGCGCGCGTGCGAGACCCCGGCGTTGTTGATCCACACGTCCACCCGCCCGTACGCCTCCACCGCGCCGTCCCACAACGCCTGGAGCCCGTCGCGATCCGTCACGTCGGCGACCCGGGCAGGCACGTCCGACGCCTGCACGCGCGCGGGGTCGGTCCCGCACACCATGACCTGGTGGCCCCGCTCGACCAGCGCCCGCGCCAGGCCGAGCCCGAGGCCCCGCGTGCCGCCCGTGATCACGATCGTGCTCATCCGGCCGCCTCCGCCCTGGCCGCCGCGGTGGCCTTGATGCCGCTCTCCAGGAAACGCCCGATGATCCGCCGCTCCTCGGCCGTGAACGCCTCGATCGCCGCCGTCAGGTGCCGCCCGAGCGGGGCGAAGAAGTGGCGGGCCAGCTCGGCGGCCTGCTCGTTCAGCGTCACCTCGATCTTGCGCCGGTCGGTGTCGCTGCGCCGCCGCTCGACGTGCCCTGCGTGCGCCAGCCGGTCGATCAGCGCGGTGGTGGCGGGCGGGCTGAGGGTGAGCGCCGCGCCGAGGCCGCCCGGTGTGAGCGGGGTGCCGGCCCGGGCGGCGTCGAGGATGACGACGAGGGCGTTGAGGTCCGTACGGTGCAGCCCGTGCAGGGCGGCGAAGCGCTCGGCGAACCGGTCGCTCTCCACGTTCAGCGCCCGCATCATCACCATCAGCTCGAACGCGCCGGGCGCGTCATCGGTCGCGGTCATGCCTACTATCATTCCATGGTGGAAACATTCCATGATGGAAATACTTGATCGGAGCCCTCCCATGACGGCGCTGCGGAACGTCAGCGCGGGCCGCGTCCTCCTGCTCGGCGTGGCGGCCAGCGCGGCCATGACCGGGCTGATCTGGCTGCTCGGCGACCGGCTGCAGGGCATCGAGCTGCTGCCCGACCAGGGAGCGTCCTGGTACTACTGGAAGCTCCCTGACCCGACGGTGTGGACCCGGTTGTCGGCGTGGCTCGGTTACGCGGCCCACCAGCTCGTGTTCTGGTGGCTGATCTACTACGCCCAGACCAGGGTCCGCCGCTACACCGGCGGCCTGCACCCGGTCAACGTGGTCGCCCTGGCCGTGAACACCGCGTTCATCGCCCTGCACACGCTGCAGACCCACCTGTTCTACGACGGGCTGGCGCAGGACGTGTCGATCTTCAGCTCGCAGGGCTCGGTGGTCCTGCTGCTGGTGGTCGTGCTGCTCATGGAGAACCGGCGGCGCGGCCTCTTCCTCGGCAGGCCCGCCCCCATCGGCCGGGCCGTCGTGGACTTCGCCCGCCGCTACCACGGCTACCTGTTCAGCTGGGCCGCCGTCTACACCTTCTGGTACCACCCGGCCGAGGCCACCTCCGGCCACCTGATCGGCTTCTTCTACATGTTCCTGCTGCTCCTGCAGGGCTCGCTCTTCCTGACCAGGGCGCACACCAACCGCTGGTGGACGTTCACGCTGGAGGCCATGGTCGCCGTGCACGGCACGCTGGTGGCCGTCATGACCTCCGGCCCCGACGGGGCCTGGCCGATGTTCCTGTTCGGCTTCCTCGGGGTGTTCGTCGTCACCCAGATGCACGGGCTCGGCCTGTCGGCCGCCGTCCGGTGGGTGCTGGCCGGCTGTTACGTCGCCGCCGCCGTGCTCGTGTACGGGCTGCGCGGCGACCTCGGCGGCGCGGCGGGCGAGGCTGTCAGGATCCCCGCGATCGAGTACCTCCTGGTCGGCGTGCTCGCCCTGCTGCTCTGGCTCGGCCTGCGCGCCGCCGCCCTGTTCAGGCGGCCGGTCGCGTCAGCAGCTCCGCCAGGTGGTCCGCCAGCGCGGTGAGCCGGTCCAGCCCGGCGCCGCCGCGCGCCAGGCGGAACCCGTGGCGGCGTCCCCAGAACCCGGCCCGCACGGCGTGGAACTGGGCCCACCGCCGCACCCGCTCCCGGTCCAGCTCGGCCGCTTCGGCGAAGAGGCCGAGCACGTGGTGCACGGCGGCGCCCAGGTCGTCCGCCTCGGCCAGCTTGAGCGCGAGCGACTTGAGCAGCGTGCCGCCGTCGTAGGCGGGGTCGCCCACGTGGCCCTTGGGGTCGACGGCCAGCCACGGCTCGCGGGCGGCGCGCAGGATGTTCCTGGGGTGCAGGTCGCCGTGGAGGAGCAGGTCGGGCTGCACGGGGCCGAGCTCGCGCGCGGTCGCCACGGCCGCGTCCAGCACGCGGGCGGGGATCGCGTGCGGCAGCTCGGCGGCGTCCTTGCGCAGCTCCTCCTCCCACTCGCCGGCCTGCTCGCGCAGCCTCGGCAGGCCGGGCGGGGCGGGGATCGCCAGCCGGTGGCTGAGCCGGCCCGCGACCGTCACCATCTCGTCCAGGTCGCCGGTCTCGGCCAGGGTGTCCGGCCGTGCCCGTTCCAGGAGCATGGCGTACCGGTCGTCGGCGCGCTCGTACAGCCTGACGGCGCCGCGCCCGCGCCACGCGGCGAAGGCGTCCGGCTCGTGCACGTTGCCGGGATGCGGGAACGACACCTTCAGCACGGCCTCTCCGCCGGCCCGGTCGCCGGCCCGGTCGCCGGCCCGATCGGCGGCCCGGTCGGCGGCCCGGTCGGCGGCCCGGTCGGCGGCCCGGTCGGCGGCGCGGTCGCCGCCTGCGTGACCTGCTGTCCGCCGCACCGGGATCACGACGCCCACGCCGCCGTGCAGCACCTCGCCGTCGGGCACGCAGCCCCACCGCTCCAGCAGCTCCGCCACGATCCCGGGCAGCTCCGCCAGCCACGCCGCGCCGGCCGCGCCCTCCCGCTCGACCGTGGCGCGCGCGAACGTCTCGGGGATCACGCGTCGTACCGGTCCGGGATCACGCGTCGTACCAGGGCTTGCCCTCGGCCCAGTGCCGCACCCAGCCGCCGAAGCCCGGACCGGCCGTGGTGTGGCCGAACTCGGCGCCGAAGGGCGAGGCGCCCTCGCCGGTGATGTTCCAGACGTGGCCGCGGTGCGGGCCGGTGACGATCAGGTGCCAGTACATGCCGCAGCCGTCCGTGCCCAGCACGATCGAGCCGGCGTCGAAGACCGGCGCGAGCAGCGCCTCGATCTCCTCGTCCGGGCGCGGGTCGTCCTCCCAGACCCACGGCCCCGTCAGCGGGAAGGGCTCGGCCGGCACCCGCTCGGGCCGGCCGTCGCCCCAGTCGTCGGGCAGCTCGGCCAGCGGCTCCAGCCCGAAGTCGGGCGGGCCGGTGTGCGAGCCGTCGCAGATCTCGGCCACGAACGTGCGGTACGGCTCGGGCAGGACGATCCCGTGCGCGGCCTCGAAGGCGCGGACCGCCTCCCAGCCCAGGGGCGGGCCGCCGTCGGGGAAGGCGGCCCGCAGGGCGGCGAGGTCGCCGGGATCGGCGTGGTCGGTGTTCACGGTCACCATGATCACACCTCGCCCGGACCGTGCGCGAGCCCGTCGCCGTAGCACGGCCGCTACGACTCGCCGTGGTTCATCGGGAAGAACCGCTCGCTGACCGCCATCCACGCCGCGAACACCAGGCACCCGCCCTCGAAGGCCACCAGCCGCCCGTCCCACTCCTCGCCGGGCCGCCCGGCCCGCGCCGACGAGCGCAGCAGCGCCAGCCCGCCCGCCAGGTTGGCCGCCCCCCATAGCAGGTTGATCCCCGGCCCGGACCGCCGCCCGGCCAGCGGCGTGAAATGCCGGTGCCCGGTGACGGCCGTGGCCAGGTGCGGGGCGCTGTTGCTCACCAGCAGCCCCGCCACGAACGACCGCGCGGCCGGCGTGAACCTCACCTCCCCGCTCCCCACCCGTACGTCTTCATCAGCCGGGCCGCGACCCGGGCGAACCGCTCGCCGTCGAGCACCGCGCCCTCGCGCCTGATGTCGTCCTCGTCCAGCACGAACACCCGGTCCAGCCGCACGTACGACACCTTGCCGTCCCGCCCCCACGCCCCCAGCTCCAGCCAGTCGGGCCCGTCGTCGCCCCTGCTGGAGAGCATCATGCCCAGCAGCCTGCGGCCCGTCCGGCCGACGACCAGCAGCGGCCGGTCCTTGCCGCGGGACGGGTCCTCCTCGTACGGCACCCAGGCCCAGACGATCTCCCCCGGGTCGGCCAGGCCGTCGAGGTCGGGGGAGTAGGCCAGGGAGACGGCTGCCCGCAGTGAGTGGATCTCGCGTACCGCACCCCGGACCGGCCGGGGGTCCTCTCCTAGATCGCGCATCTACCGGAGCTTACGGACCATTCCGGGCGTCAGGCCAGCCCGGAGAAGAACTCGCGGACGTCCGCCACGAACAGGTCGGGCGCCTGCAACGCGGCGTGGTGCCCGCCACGGGGGAGCTCCGGCCAGCGCACCACGTGGCGCCCTTGCTCGGCGTGGCGCCGCACGGTGGTGCCGCCGGGGAAGACCGCGATCACGGTGGGCGTCCTGTCGGGCTCGGCCGGTGGCGCCCAGCCGGGGGCGCTCTCCTCGTAGAGGCGGCCGGAGGAGCCGGCGGTGCCGGTGCACCAGTAGAGGGCCATGTTGGTCAGGATGTCGTCTGCCCGCGCCCGCTCCTCCTCCGTCAGCCCCGTCAGGTCGTCGGTGGGGAACGCGGTCACCGAGGCGTTCAGGTGGTCGTGGCCTTCCTCGACGTGGACTTCGAGGTGCTGGAGCCGGTCGAGCCGAAGGAGCGGCTGCGCGCGCTCGGCAGCCGGCTGATCTCTGTCTAGAATATCGTTCTGTGACGTCAGCGTTCTTCACGCGCAAAAGGGATGAGTTCGTCCCCGCGCCGCACGCCCGCGGTCCCTGGTCCCCCGACATGTTGCACGGCCGGTTGCTCGGCGGGCTGGCCGCCCGCGCCCTGGAGGAGCGGTACGCCGAGCCGGGCCTGCGCTTCGCCCGGCTGACCGTGGACCTGTTCCGCAACAGCCCGATGTTGCCGGTCACCGTGGAGACCACCCTGGTCAGGGACGGGCGCAGGATCCGGGTGGCCGACGCCGTGATCTCCACTGAGCAGGGCGTGATCGCGCGGGCCGCCGCCGTGCTGCTGCGCGAGGGCGAGCAGCCCGACGGCGAGCGGGCGCTCGTCACCCCCGCCTGGGACGAGCCGCCGCCCGCCGCGCCGCCGGCACGGGGCGACGGCTGGCGGCCGCCGTTCGACCTGTGGTGGGTGACGCCCTTCGGCGAGCCGGGGCGGGCCTGGATGCGCGAGCAGCACCCGCTGGTGGACGAGGAGCCGCTGACCCCGTTCGTACGGGCCGCGCTGGCCGCCGACTTCGCCAGCCCGATGGCCAACGCCCAGCGCGACGGGCTGCGGTTCATCAACGCCGACTACACGCTGACGCTGGCCAGGCTGCCCGAGGGCGAGCTGCTCGGGGTCGAGTCCACCGGGCACGTCAGCGCCGACGGTGTCGCCACAGGTCAGGTGACCATGCACGACACCGCCGGGCCCATCGGCTTCTGCGTGG
The nucleotide sequence above comes from Nonomuraea gerenzanensis. Encoded proteins:
- a CDS encoding carbohydrate ABC transporter permease, with protein sequence MISRGERLANYVILSVFAAFALYPIVVILSAALGPADSGGTAGLANFAAAWEIGRFGSYLRTSLAVSVFVVVVSVVLSIMSGYAFGTMRFRGRSLLFYLFMLGIMMPSEAVAVPLYFDLRSLGLIDTFWSITLPQVALSVAFGTFWMRAYFLAANRAIVEAARIDGASSWRILWQVLLPAARPAVVTLTVLVFMWTWNEFLIPLIMVTSESLRTAPLGLAFFQGQYTSGFTLLAAGSVIVATPVVIFYLFLQRHFVRGLLQGAVRE
- a CDS encoding carbohydrate ABC transporter permease → MAAPPGEPRRVAYLYLLPAFAVYAVFLLYPIGRAVQISLYDWDGLSLGTWAGLDNYLAIVADEGLRAAFAHALVLILFYAAGPLVIGLALAAILNHAKVRGLGFFRTVVFLPQVIAMVVVAVAWRRVYAPDGSLNTLLGALGLDSLTRGWLGDYTFALPAVGVVGTWFETGLVTVLLLAGMSRIPTSLYEAARLDGAGAVREFFAVTLPSVRAEIAVAVTLTVIAALRTFDLVYVTTRGGPGESTSVPSYEVYHRAFGLGEVGSAAAIGVTLTVVIFVISFGINRFADRRIS
- a CDS encoding extracellular solute-binding protein; its protein translation is MTSQQRQPRTTRTLPLTARNPARVLAALLAVSALAACAPGSSAPPPASPQATATAVRTDAAALGDVTLTVWDQEVRGGQAAQMEKLNSAFQAKYPNIKLNRVSRSFDDLNTTLRLALSGNEPPDVVEANNGRSAMGAFVKAGQLRPLDAYAEAYGWKERYPESVLRYSRYSADGKLFGEGNLYGLPQVGEVVGLFYNAAKLKELGVQPPKTWAEFESALGKAEAAGEIPLQFGNLDKWPAVHVFGTVQGRTVPPDQIGTLAFGRKGASWTTPENVKAAEQLVSWVDKGYFAKGFNGQGYDAAWQAFGKGQGVFLIAGTWLLADLQKSLGANLGFMLPPGATADAAPVATGGTGLPFAITAKSPHPDAAAAYIDFITDAEAMKVLTETGNLPVADTSAQTVTPGPQQDVFTAFGTVTSMDGLVPYLDYATPTFADTLGAALQDLLAKKAAPQEFLATLEKDYKTFAESN
- a CDS encoding carbohydrate kinase family protein, with amino-acid sequence MSVQAYDPLAGERTPEGPQFDVFLAGTVFLDIIFTGLPAMPAAGTEIWAEGMGSCPGGIANLAIATSRLGLRTSLAAAFGDDDYGDFCWRTLEQQEAVDLSRSRRFEHWHSPVTVSMAVDRDRSMVTHGHPPPMPTAQMIGSPPRSRAVIVSLSAEEPLGETGSACNWAELARRAGSLVFADVGWDPSGVWSRSVLDQLDVCHAFMPNATEAMAYTGTETPRDALYAIADKVPLAVVTDGANGAMAIDSTTGEEAFVPAPRVTALDPTGAGDVFGAGIVLGTLCHWPLTDRLAFAGVCAALAVQQFGGSLAAPGWGDIADWWHEVRAAADHSGAYGSALARRYAFLDRLVPSVPVGAVRRAAATIARYADVGMVPPVPGKRAEQSVTHPADEE
- a CDS encoding DeoR/GlpR family DNA-binding transcription regulator, which produces MLQRLRHAEIMRRVRSSGATSVRDLASQLGVSPSTIRRDLEVLDRDGTLRRVRGGALPTADADADRPFAEVASTDEHDKEAVAARAAGLVADGDVLLLDIGTTTMCLARRLRGRRVTVVTSSLAVLDVLRADPGVELLLLGGMLRRPYHSLVGVLTEAALGQVVADRVFLGASGVRPDGQLVDTTLAEVPLKRAMMAAAGQVVLLVDRHKFPGTGALRVCGPEEIDVIVTNDGADEATLRACAAAGAEVLLA
- a CDS encoding 6-phospho-beta-glucosidase, coding for MRLAVLGGGGFRVPLVYGALLRDTARPRVEEVVLYDVSPERLEAVSHVLRGLAAGHDDPPLVRTTTELDTALRDASFVFSAIRVGGLAGRTADERVALELGLVGQETTGPGGVAFGLRTVPVAVRVAERVAALAPGAWVINFTNPAGMITEAMRRVLGDRVIGICDSPIGLVRRAAAALGLDPARVAPDYVGLNHLGWLRGLAFEGRDVLPRLLADDALLGQVEEARLFGPGWVRVLGALPNEYLYYYYCTREAVAASMGRTRGEALLEQQARFYAAARARPGEAPAEWARARRERDTSYMAEARDVTGAGERSAADLEAGGYEGIALALMAAIARGEPSTMILNVRNGTAVPGLPEDAVVEVPCAVDGAGARPLATGALPGRFLGLAQQVKAVEQTAIEAALTGSSRLAVAAFALHPLVDSTTTAQRLLDGYRARVPELAAVFPD
- a CDS encoding SDR family oxidoreductase, with the protein product MSTIVITGGTRGLGLGLARALVERGHQVMVCGTDPARVQASDVPARVADVTDRDGLQALWDGAVEAYGRVDVWINNAGVSHAREPAWRLPAGQARHVVDVNLVGVLNGCAVAVAGMAAQGGGHVWNMEGLGTDGRLVPGLGVYGATKRAVGYLTGALAKEVPDGVGVGLLSPGMVVTDLLTYGYSEEERRRSARVLSILADRVETVAPWLADRVVSRARNGARVRWLTPGRIAWRFATSRFARRDPFTP
- a CDS encoding MarR family winged helix-turn-helix transcriptional regulator: MTATDDAPGAFELMVMMRALNVESDRFAERFAALHGLHRTDLNALVVILDAARAGTPLTPGGLGAALTLSPPATTALIDRLAHAGHVERRRSDTDRRKIEVTLNEQAAELARHFFAPLGRHLTAAIEAFTAEERRIIGRFLESGIKATAAARAEAAG
- a CDS encoding aminoglycoside phosphotransferase family protein, with product MIPETFARATVEREGAAGAAWLAELPGIVAELLERWGCVPDGEVLHGGVGVVIPVRRTAGHAGGDRAADRAADRAADRAADRAADRAGDRAGDRAGGEAVLKVSFPHPGNVHEPDAFAAWRGRGAVRLYERADDRYAMLLERARPDTLAETGDLDEMVTVAGRLSHRLAIPAPPGLPRLREQAGEWEEELRKDAAELPHAIPARVLDAAVATARELGPVQPDLLLHGDLHPRNILRAAREPWLAVDPKGHVGDPAYDGGTLLKSLALKLAEADDLGAAVHHVLGLFAEAAELDRERVRRWAQFHAVRAGFWGRRHGFRLARGGAGLDRLTALADHLAELLTRPAA
- a CDS encoding SMI1/KNR4 family protein, which encodes MVTVNTDHADPGDLAALRAAFPDGGPPLGWEAVRAFEAAHGIVLPEPYRTFVAEICDGSHTGPPDFGLEPLAELPDDWGDGRPERVPAEPFPLTGPWVWEDDPRPDEEIEALLAPVFDAGSIVLGTDGCGMYWHLIVTGPHRGHVWNITGEGASPFGAEFGHTTAGPGFGGWVRHWAEGKPWYDA